From one Psilocybe cubensis strain MGC-MH-2018 chromosome 13, whole genome shotgun sequence genomic stretch:
- a CDS encoding putative transcriptional regulatory protein C1F7.11c, which produces MPQAAKKDNQTQRAQDKESKRARGALSCAECRRLKLKCDKTVPCSSCKRRGCSAICPNGSLITGQGTRFVLADTETLHQKIAQMSDRIRQLEDALAILQSTVAGPGGEPHPLLHRDLLKIKSSIELHSASGAAGEDPPAQDGAEEDEDGNAEYIDAFGTLAIRDDGAATFYGRSAGSEGEISSEASSTHPTSPSDRDLSPPLRHLSAAPSYSDFSVASSSPHQHFANRYPQQPYNPDGSLPNAITSFASGFPLAPSLSAGSSSAASVMSSPSSFGPSSLTPFTHSQKHTLTLQDLTSQYLPPFVDALRLVNLYLEQAPWFFGAVTQRQIEQELMPLWYEEAASAVPSTSTPPAGGLVVQTSPGSGVSTPPTPRTGTSHDLALLFIVFCFGALTDINLPSPPDNAPAEKYYQLTKVALTLDPAAPNGVPVATVQTLSLMAIYEGMCSGENSIETTWALMGLACKLSQSVYRDCARWKLTPAEVQKRRALFWELFITDCWQSLATGRLATFSLPFVDCELPADPDQTIAEDGSVQPSFPYWKARFGAECVSAVVQGTLTSRAPKYSIILDLDRKVRDMDLPAYAQGPPPQGLGLAQTMSHFMPQNYRELTLLYIHRCFFAHAISSNPLDPIKSQYAPSFLAGYRSACTIIASVKLQFSMFPAQIARFWVLWTHAFSASVMLASVATHSSRSKIALAALLELKTACELFESAASYGGRAVKFLPILKRLQGKAQTACRNANSGVPAPIPNDIFKPSQTNEPKDELSIFSGKTHTLSTKATPTGGTSAQTSSTASGHSAPPRASSKSSRASSDSPKAIAEYPSFANVHPSLVSELSVFHGHIKTQIQNAYQNGNDLFSGSVPMVVDAPPRVPAPQPKISPQPPQPQYPAQVHPPQAQYLHQQQTMYHAQMKQEQFERQEEERIHMERMEQERREMERREMERREMERREMERREMEQRELERQEMERQQQMKQQIDLQRRESHHYEVQRQQQLQQEALHRQQHSQQYDMRHQQRPEELRQLEEVQQHQPHQAPQYHSQTYEATPPHSSYGAMPPAPSSSHSQPRRSIVDHNPYRSQQQPQQHYQTINHHPPPLPPHTVPSQHHQQPPQHLVQSQHTGQHEPPHQQQHTMYNAPPSSHHPSPEGMSSSSSVGYSPPTATYSSAPAPAPAQLHMQPQAPPTGSYTQESSPAYVPETYTYWPAASSSFAMPDQRSTGPGYTVGPAHAHHQQYTPENALRGIAADDRGLQETWQSYMNKVGTPRQFFED; this is translated from the exons ATGCCACAGGCGGCTAAGAAAGACAACCAGACACAACGAGCTCAGGATAAGGAGTCGAAGAGAGCTAGAG GAGCCTTGTCGTGCGCGGAATGTAGACG GTTGAAGTTAAAATGCGACAAAACTGTTCCATGCTCAAG CTGTAAACGAAGGGGCTGCTCAGCGATTTGTCCAAATGGCAGTCTTATCACTGGTCAAGGAACCAG GTTCGTATTGGCCGATACCGAGACCTTGCACCAGAAAATAGCCCAAATGTCCGACCGTATCCGTCAACTCGAGGACGCGCTTGCTATCTTACAATCCACGGTTGCAGGACCTGGTGGAGAACCGCATCCACTTTTACATCGCGATCTACTCAAAATCAAGTCATCTATTGAGTTACACTCCGCATCTGGGGCCGCAGGGGAAGATCCGCCAGCGCAGGACGGTgcagaagaggatgaggacggcAATGCCGAATACATTGATGCATTTGGAACCTTGGCCATTCGGGATGATGGGGCAGCAACGTTCTATGGCCGGTCAGCAGGCTCGGAA GGCGAGATTTCATCAGAGGCGTCTTCAACACATCCCACTTCTCCCAGCGACCGCGATCTTTCACCTCCTCTCAGACATCTATCTGCTGCCCCATCATACTCGGACTTTTCTGTCGCTTCCTCATCTCCGCATCAACATTTTGCGAATAGGTATCCCCAACAGCCATACAATCCTGACGGCTCCCTTCCGAATGCGATAACGTCATTTGCATCTGGATTTCCCCTCGCCCCCTCTCTTTCCGCTGGTAGTTCCTCAGCGGCATCGGTAATGTCATCGCCATCATCATTTGGCCCTTCTTCCCTCACACCGTTTACCCATTCCCAAAAGCACACCCTCACGTTACAAGATTTGACATCTCAATACCTTCCTCCATTTGTCGATGCTTTGAGACTGGTAAACCTCTATCTAGAGCAAGCACCTTGGTTCTTCGGTGCTGTCACGCAGAGGCAAATCGAACAAGAACTTATGCCACTATGGTATGAAGAGGCAGCTTCCGCCGTCCCATCGACCTCTACTCCTCCCGCAGGTGGTTTGGTAGTACAAACCAGCCCCGGAAGCGGCGTAAGCACGCCTCCTACGCCACGGACGGGAACATCTCACGACCTCGCCCTTTTGTTCATCGTATTTTGCTTCGGTGCATTGACGGACATCAACCTTCCTTCGCCTCCTGATAATGCCCCAGCTGAGAAATATTATCAGCTTACAAAAGTCGCCCTTACGTTAGATCCTGCGGCCCCTAATGGCGTTCCTG TGGCGACAGTGCAAACCCTCAGTTTGATGGCAATTTACGAGGGAATGTGTAGCGGTGAAAACAGTATCGAGACTACATGGGCACTCATGGGATTGGCTTGCAAATTATCTCAGAGCGTAT ACCGTGATTGTGCACGATGGAAGCTGACTCCAGCAGAAGTTCAAAAGCGCAGAGCCTTGTTCTGGGAGCTTTTTATCACAGATTGTTGGCAG AGCTTGGCCACTGGACGACTGGCAACATTTTCTCTCCCATTCGTTGATTGCGAACTTCCTGCTGATCCAGACCAAACAATTGCAGAAGATGGTTCTGTTCAGCCTAGCT TTCCTTATTGGAAAGCTCGTTTCGGCGCCGAATGTGTTTCCGCTGTCGTACAAGGCACTCTCACGTCTCGTGCTCCTAAATACTCTATTATCCTGGATTTGGATCGCAAAGTTCGTGATATGGACCTGCCAGCTTATGCTCAAGGCCCGCCGCCACAGGGTCTTGGGCTGGCTCAGACAATGTCACACTTCATGCCCCAGAATTACCGTGAATTGA CTTTGCTTTATATCCATCGCTGCTTCTTCGCCCATGCCATCTCCAGTAATCCTTTGGATCCGATCAAGAGTCAATATGCTCCTTCGTTCTTGGCTGGATATCGTAGTGCTTGCACCATCATCGCTTCAGTTAAGCTACAATTTTCGATGTTCCCTGCCCAGATTGCACGATTTTGGGTGCTATGGACTCATGCATTTTCTGCTTCG GTGATGTTGGCCTCAGTGGCGACTCATAGCTCAAGATCGAAGATAGCACTGGCCGCATTGCTGGAGTTAAAGACCGCATGTGAGCTCTTCGAAAGTGCGGCTAGCTATGGCGGAAGGGCGGTGAAATTCCTt CCTATCCTTAAACGTTTGCAAGGCAAGGCTCAGACAGCCTGCCGCAACGCCAATAGCGGTGTTCCTGCCCCGATTCCTAATGATATATTCAAACCGTCACAAACCAACGAACCGAAGGATGAATTGTCAATATTCAGTGGCAAGACGCACACTTTAAGCACAAAAGCAACACCAACTGGAGGAACATCTGCGCAAACCTCATCCACTGCATCTGGACACAGCGCTCCTCCGAGGGCGTCCTCCAAGTCATCTCGTGCATCCAGCGATTCTCCGAAGGCGATCGCGGAGTATCCATCGTTTGCTAATGTCCATCCAAGCTTGGTTTCTGAGCTCAGTGTGTTCCACGGACACATCAAGACGCAGATACAGAATGCCTATCAGAATGGCAACGACCTGTTCAGTGGTAGTGTTCCGATGGTGGTCGATGCTCCGCCCCGCGTTCCTGCACCACAGCCAAAGATATCACCTCAGCCACCACAACCACAGTACCCAGCGCAGGTGCACCCACCACAGGCTCAATACCTACATCAGCAACAGACTATGTATCATGCGCAAATGAAGCAGGAACAGTTCGAGAGGCAGGAAGAAGAGAGGATACACATGGAGAGAATGGAGCAAGAAAGACGCGAGATGGAGCGAAGGGAGATGGAGAGACGCGAGATGGAGAGAAGGGAAATGGAGAGGCGCGAGATGGAGCAGCGCGAACTAGAGCGACAGGAAATGGAGAGGCAGCAACAGATGAAGCAACAAATCGATCTTCAGCGACGAGAGAGTCATCACTATGAAGTTCAaagacaacaacaacttcAGCAGGAAGCCCTTCATCGCCAGCAGCATAGTCAACAATATGACATGCGACACCAGCAAAGACCGGAAGAACTTCGCCAATTAGAGGAGGTCCAGCAGCATCAACCGCATCAAGCGCCTCAATATCACTCACAAACGTATGAAGCCACACCCCCACACAGTTCATACGGGGCCATGCCGCCTGCTCCTTCATCCTCTCATTCTCAACCTAGACGATCTATTGTAGATCATAATCCATACCggtcgcagcagcagccacaACAACACTACCAAACCATAaatcatcatcctcctcctttACCCCCTCACACCGTTCCTTCCCAACACCACCAGCAACCTCCTCAACATCTTGTCCAATCGCAGCATACTGGTCAGCACGAGCCGCCACATCAACAGCAACACACAATGTACAAtgctcctccttcctctcaTCATCCTAGTCCGGAGGGcatgtcgtcgtcgtcgtcagtaGGCTACAGCCCGCCAACAGCAACATACTCTTCGGCACCGGCACCGGCACCAGCCCAACTACATATGCAACCGCAGGCCCCGCCTACCGGATCGTACACTCAGGAATCATCGCCTGCATACGTCCCGGAAACGTACACATACTGGCCCGCGGCTTCCTCGTCCTTCGCTATGCCCGACCAGCGGTCGACAGGTCCTGGGTACACTGTTGGACCGGCGCATGCGCATCACCAACAATATACGCCAGAAAATGCGCTTCGAGGAATCGCTGCTGATGATCGAGGGCTGCAGGAGACATGGCAATCCTACATGAATAAG GTTGGAACGCCTCGTCAGTTTTTTGAAGATTAG